The proteins below come from a single Caulobacter segnis ATCC 21756 genomic window:
- the rplL gene encoding 50S ribosomal protein L7/L12 gives MSKLEKLVEELSTLSVLEAAELSKLLEEKWGVSAAAPVAVAAAGGAAAAPAEAAEEQTEFTVVLVDGGDKKINVIKEVRGVRPDLGLKEAKDLVEGAPQNVVENVSKQQAEEISKKLTEAGAKIQIK, from the coding sequence ATGTCCAAGCTCGAAAAGCTGGTTGAAGAACTGTCCACCCTGTCGGTGCTGGAAGCCGCCGAACTGTCGAAGCTGCTGGAAGAAAAGTGGGGCGTCTCGGCCGCCGCTCCGGTCGCCGTCGCCGCTGCTGGCGGCGCCGCCGCTGCTCCGGCTGAAGCCGCCGAAGAGCAAACCGAGTTCACCGTCGTCCTGGTCGACGGCGGCGACAAGAAGATCAACGTGATCAAGGAAGTCCGCGGCGTCCGTCCGGACCTCGGCCTGAAGGAAGCCAAGGACCTGGTCGAAGGCGCTCCGCAGAACGTCGTCGAGAACGTCTCGAAGCAACAAGCCGAAGAGATCTCGAAGAAGCTCACGGAAGCCGGCGCCAAGATCCAAATCAAGTAA
- a CDS encoding alpha/beta fold hydrolase gives MATQAFAQSAGSITARVEDPAYAHAQRRVDLGGGRKLNLYCIGSGAPVVVFEAGLGDDTSTWGLVQPAIAKRTTACAYDRAGIGFSDPATRPSSASNIVDDLHHLLKKAGVKGPYVLVGHSYGGLTSALYASRYPKDVAAFVAVDPANERQVDAFREAFPNYEADLLAPALARKQDCVRKAERGFGLDPAAGAGCVDKPDPRMGDALNAIHAQIHRQPAYQRAAFSEFESMRGGLSGSQLASEIGSFGSIPLIVLTRPKDTVPLGPNETAQSRAILWANWTTMHDKLAARSTRGENRQVAATGHYIQLDQPGAVIDAIDTVLDAVAVSNTPEPK, from the coding sequence TTGGCCACCCAAGCTTTCGCCCAGTCCGCCGGCTCGATCACGGCGCGGGTGGAAGATCCGGCCTACGCCCATGCGCAGCGACGGGTTGATTTGGGAGGCGGCCGCAAGCTGAACCTCTACTGTATTGGTTCCGGCGCGCCGGTCGTGGTCTTCGAAGCGGGCCTCGGCGACGACACCAGCACCTGGGGACTAGTCCAGCCCGCGATCGCCAAGCGCACGACCGCCTGCGCCTATGATCGCGCTGGGATCGGTTTCAGCGACCCAGCGACGCGGCCAAGCTCGGCCAGCAACATCGTCGACGATCTGCATCACCTGCTGAAGAAGGCTGGCGTGAAGGGCCCCTACGTCCTGGTTGGTCACTCCTACGGCGGGCTGACGTCAGCCCTCTACGCTAGCCGCTATCCCAAGGATGTCGCCGCGTTCGTCGCCGTCGATCCCGCCAACGAGCGCCAAGTCGATGCTTTTCGGGAGGCCTTCCCGAACTACGAAGCCGACCTTCTGGCGCCGGCGCTAGCCCGAAAGCAGGACTGTGTCCGCAAGGCCGAACGGGGCTTTGGCCTGGATCCGGCGGCGGGCGCGGGATGTGTCGACAAGCCAGACCCGCGCATGGGCGATGCGCTAAACGCGATCCATGCCCAGATCCATCGCCAGCCAGCGTATCAGCGAGCGGCCTTCTCGGAATTTGAGAGCATGCGCGGCGGACTCAGCGGTTCCCAACTCGCCTCGGAGATCGGTTCGTTTGGATCGATACCGCTCATCGTGCTGACGCGTCCAAAGGACACGGTTCCGCTCGGCCCGAACGAAACGGCGCAGAGTCGAGCCATTCTCTGGGCCAACTGGACGACAATGCACGACAAGCTGGCCGCGCGCTCCACCCGGGGCGAGAACCGGCAGGTCGCCGCAACGGGCCATTACATTCAGCTTGATCAACCCGGCGCGGTTATCGACGCCATCGATACGGTTCTCGACGCCGTTGCCGTCTCGAATACGCCGGAGCCGAAATAG
- a CDS encoding sensor histidine kinase, with translation MPDRLLSHPDAPGLSLALAMIAASTTPLLLIGGDLKVIAASDSFERTFGVDASQTIGRQMMEIGAGEWRAPQLKMLLENTADGVLIDAYEMDLKRPGHPDRRLVINVRKLAYSDLDEVRLLASVADVTEARAAAKQSQDLLRANTARSDELAIENQALLLEIRHRVANSLQIIAAVLMQNARAAQSEEAREKLRDAHARVMSIADLQQQLAEATTGVVELRAYLTKLCATIAASMIPDPSRLALVVVAEEVTIDGGASISIGLVVTELVINALKHAFPDKQPGRIVVDYRVDGAAWTLSVADTGVGMTKDTPPAAGLGTSIIQALARQLKAQVLVTDMGPGTMISLIHATPDAEVEAVPDQAAV, from the coding sequence GTGCCCGACCGACTTTTATCCCATCCGGACGCGCCGGGCCTGAGCCTGGCTCTGGCCATGATCGCGGCGTCGACAACGCCGCTGCTGCTGATCGGCGGCGATCTGAAGGTGATCGCGGCCAGCGACTCGTTCGAACGGACCTTCGGCGTCGACGCCAGCCAGACCATCGGCCGTCAAATGATGGAGATCGGGGCCGGCGAGTGGCGCGCGCCGCAGCTGAAGATGCTGCTGGAAAACACCGCCGACGGCGTGCTGATCGACGCCTACGAGATGGACCTCAAGCGCCCAGGCCACCCCGACCGCCGCCTGGTCATCAACGTTCGCAAGCTGGCCTACAGCGACCTCGACGAGGTCCGGCTCCTGGCGTCCGTCGCCGACGTCACCGAGGCCAGGGCGGCCGCCAAGCAGAGCCAGGACCTGTTGCGGGCCAACACCGCCCGCAGCGACGAATTGGCCATCGAGAACCAGGCCTTGCTGCTGGAGATCCGCCATCGCGTGGCCAACAGCCTGCAGATCATCGCCGCCGTCCTGATGCAGAACGCCCGCGCCGCCCAGTCGGAAGAGGCGCGGGAGAAGCTGCGCGACGCCCACGCGCGGGTGATGTCGATCGCCGACCTGCAGCAGCAACTGGCCGAGGCGACCACGGGCGTGGTCGAGCTTCGGGCCTATCTGACCAAGCTGTGCGCCACGATCGCGGCCTCGATGATCCCCGACCCCAGCCGCCTGGCCCTCGTCGTCGTGGCCGAGGAGGTCACGATCGACGGCGGCGCGTCCATCAGCATCGGCCTGGTCGTCACCGAGCTGGTGATCAACGCGCTCAAACACGCCTTCCCCGACAAGCAGCCCGGCCGGATCGTCGTCGACTACCGCGTCGACGGCGCGGCCTGGACGCTGTCGGTGGCCGACACCGGCGTCGGCATGACCAAGGACACCCCGCCCGCCGCCGGCCTGGGCACCAGCATCATCCAGGCCCTGGCCCGCCAGCTGAAGGCCCAGGTTCTGGTGACGGACATGGGGCCGGGGACCATGATCTCGCTGATCCACGCCACGCCGGACGCGGAGGTGGAAGCGGTTCCCGACCAGGCGGCGGTTTAG
- a CDS encoding WD40/YVTN/BNR-like repeat-containing protein codes for MNRRDVILAGAAALTSVAASPAFAGQGIGGVRIPASATDSELRGLSPTGGKTYWASGSKGWIIRGRGERQDAMRIVGAEGLDFRGLHAFSDDHVLAMSAGPGQASQLWRTTDGGKRWAQVTVNQDPNGFWDSIAFVDDRRGFILGDPTEGRFTVLYTADAGKTWARLPPEGVPPAADGEGAFAASNGCVAIGRHGQVAFCTGGAGKARVYLSRGGGGVFVALDTPIPADAPSKGAFAIAFGKRGELWVCGGDYKNPRAQGVNLAWLAPGALAFQPVAAPAGYLSGISVKGETVMATGLAGTIVARDGRTFQRVSEAPMNSVRLTSKKTGVLCGPKGTVGLWRG; via the coding sequence ATGAATCGCAGAGACGTCATCCTCGCCGGCGCCGCCGCCCTGACCTCGGTCGCCGCCTCGCCCGCCTTCGCCGGGCAGGGGATCGGCGGCGTCCGCATCCCAGCCTCGGCCACCGACAGCGAGCTGCGCGGCCTGTCGCCGACGGGCGGCAAGACCTACTGGGCCTCGGGCTCCAAGGGCTGGATCATCCGGGGGCGAGGCGAGCGGCAGGACGCCATGCGGATCGTCGGGGCCGAGGGGCTGGACTTCCGGGGGCTGCACGCCTTTTCCGACGACCACGTGCTGGCCATGAGCGCCGGGCCCGGCCAGGCCTCGCAGCTGTGGCGCACCACCGACGGCGGCAAGCGCTGGGCGCAGGTGACGGTCAACCAGGACCCGAACGGCTTCTGGGACTCGATCGCCTTCGTCGACGACCGGCGCGGCTTCATCCTGGGCGACCCGACCGAGGGGCGCTTCACCGTGCTCTACACCGCCGACGCCGGGAAGACCTGGGCGCGGCTGCCGCCGGAGGGCGTGCCGCCAGCGGCGGACGGGGAGGGGGCCTTCGCCGCCTCCAACGGCTGCGTCGCCATCGGTCGCCACGGCCAGGTGGCGTTCTGCACGGGCGGGGCGGGCAAGGCGCGGGTCTATCTGTCGCGCGGCGGCGGCGGGGTGTTCGTGGCCCTGGACACGCCGATCCCGGCCGACGCCCCGTCCAAGGGTGCCTTCGCGATCGCCTTCGGCAAGCGCGGCGAGCTGTGGGTCTGCGGCGGCGACTACAAGAACCCGCGCGCCCAGGGCGTGAACCTGGCCTGGCTGGCGCCGGGCGCCCTGGCCTTCCAGCCGGTGGCCGCGCCGGCCGGCTATCTGTCGGGGATCTCGGTCAAGGGCGAGACGGTGATGGCCACGGGCCTGGCCGGCACGATCGTGGCCCGCGACGGCCGGACGTTCCAGCGGGTGTCGGAGGCGCCGATGAACAGCGTGCGCCTGACCTCGAAGAAGACGGGGGTGCTGTGCGGGCCGAAGGGGACGGTGGGGCTGTGGCGGGGGTAG